Proteins from a genomic interval of Lelliottia amnigena:
- the recB gene encoding exonuclease V subunit beta, with protein sequence MTDTAESLDPLRLPLQGELLIEASAGTGKTYTIAALYLRLLLGLGGNAAFSRPLSVEDLLVVTFTEAATAELRGRIRANIHELRIACLRQSTDNPLYLRLLEEIVDKQQAAQWLLLAERQMDEAAVFTIHGFCQRMLSLNAFESGMLFEQQLIEDESALRYQACADYWRRHCYPLPRDIAEAVHALWKGPEDLLRSIDRYLQGEAPVIKSPPHADETLAERHEKIVSLIATLKQKWCDSVGEIDSIIENSGIDRRKFNRGNQAKWIEKISAWAQEETRGYQLPDALEKFSQNFLAERTKADGVVPEHPLFVAIETLLSQPLTLNDLMITRAMAEIREAVAREKNRRGELGFDDMLSRLDTALSSENGEALAAAIRTRFPVAMIDEFQDTDPQQYRIFRRIWRKQPDTALLLIGDPKQAIYAFRGADIFTYMKARSEVEAHYTLDTNWRSAPGMVASVNTLFERMDAAFMFKEIPFSPVKSAPQNSALRFEYQGKNQPAMTFWLMNGEGCGVSDYQNAMAQQCAAQIRDWLSAGVRGEALLWKGETAKPVSASDITVLVRSRQEASLIRDALTLLDIPSVYLSNRDSVFETLEAQEMLWLLQAVLTPERESTLRSALASSMLGLNARDIDALNNDEAAWDTVVEEFVHYRERWLKRGVMAMLRELMSQRHVAENMLATSGGERRLTDILHLSELLQEAGSQLESEHALVRWLSQHIADPNSNAASQQMRLESDKHLVKIVTIHKSKGLEYPLVCLPFIANYRAQDQAFYHDRDSFEAILDLSRADASIELAEAERLAEDLRLLYVALTRSVWHCSLGVAPLFRRRGEKTGESDFHQSALGRLIQQGEPKDAAGLKQCLEALCDENIALQIPGPIDSTRWQIPEISAPDLSARQITRGLVDDWRVTSYSGLQQHGQNFAQELMPKLDVDASGVGEVIEQPALTPHQFPRGASPGTFLHSLFEELDFTQPVSPEWVAEMLQKGGYDAHWQPVLTNWVTSILQAPLTESGISLSQLTAKEKQVEMEFYIPIAGPLTAGALDGLVREYDPLSKACPALNFRQVSGMLKGFIDLVFRHDGRYYLLDYKSNWLGDSSEAYTQQAMAAAMQSHRYDLQYQLYTLALHRYLRHRITDYAYEQHFGGVIYLFLRGIDANDPHSGIFTTRPDAALVDKMDMLFAARTEEVAE encoded by the coding sequence ATGACCGATACCGCTGAGTCCCTTGATCCCTTACGTTTGCCGCTACAAGGTGAACTATTGATTGAAGCCTCAGCGGGAACGGGAAAAACGTACACCATTGCTGCTCTCTATCTGCGCTTGCTTTTAGGCTTGGGCGGCAATGCGGCTTTTTCACGCCCCCTTAGCGTGGAAGATCTGCTGGTCGTGACGTTTACCGAGGCCGCGACTGCCGAGCTGCGCGGGCGTATACGCGCTAATATCCATGAACTGCGTATCGCCTGTCTGCGCCAGAGTACCGATAATCCTCTCTATCTGCGCCTGCTTGAAGAGATCGTCGACAAGCAGCAGGCGGCGCAGTGGCTGTTGCTGGCCGAGCGGCAAATGGATGAAGCCGCCGTCTTTACCATTCACGGTTTTTGTCAGCGCATGTTGAGTTTGAATGCGTTTGAATCCGGCATGCTCTTTGAGCAACAGCTCATCGAAGATGAATCGGCGCTTCGTTACCAGGCCTGCGCGGATTATTGGCGGCGTCATTGCTATCCGTTGCCGCGCGATATTGCCGAAGCGGTACATGCCTTGTGGAAGGGGCCAGAGGATCTTCTGCGCTCTATCGATCGCTATCTTCAAGGTGAAGCGCCCGTCATCAAATCCCCGCCTCATGCGGACGAAACGCTTGCTGAACGGCACGAAAAAATCGTGTCGTTGATTGCCACCCTGAAGCAAAAATGGTGCGATTCGGTGGGGGAAATCGACAGCATTATTGAAAACTCGGGCATCGATCGGCGTAAGTTTAACCGTGGCAATCAGGCGAAATGGATCGAAAAAATCAGCGCCTGGGCGCAGGAAGAGACGCGCGGATACCAGCTACCTGACGCGCTTGAAAAATTTTCCCAGAACTTTCTGGCAGAGCGCACCAAAGCCGACGGCGTTGTGCCGGAACACCCCTTGTTTGTTGCCATCGAAACCCTGCTATCGCAGCCGCTTACGCTGAATGATCTGATGATCACGCGCGCCATGGCCGAGATCCGTGAAGCGGTCGCACGTGAGAAAAATCGTCGTGGAGAACTGGGATTCGACGACATGCTGAGCCGACTGGATACGGCACTGAGCAGCGAAAATGGTGAGGCGCTGGCTGCTGCGATCCGCACCCGGTTCCCGGTGGCGATGATCGACGAATTCCAGGATACCGACCCACAGCAATATCGCATTTTCCGTCGGATCTGGCGCAAGCAACCTGATACCGCGCTACTCCTGATTGGCGACCCCAAACAGGCGATTTATGCTTTTCGCGGCGCGGATATTTTCACCTACATGAAGGCGCGTAGCGAGGTCGAGGCGCATTACACCCTCGACACTAACTGGCGTTCAGCGCCCGGTATGGTCGCCAGCGTAAATACCCTTTTTGAGCGGATGGATGCGGCCTTTATGTTCAAGGAAATTCCATTCTCTCCCGTTAAGTCCGCACCGCAAAATAGCGCTCTTCGCTTCGAATATCAGGGAAAAAACCAGCCGGCCATGACCTTCTGGCTGATGAATGGCGAAGGCTGTGGCGTCAGCGACTATCAGAACGCGATGGCTCAGCAATGCGCGGCGCAGATCCGCGATTGGCTAAGCGCCGGCGTGCGTGGCGAAGCGTTACTGTGGAAAGGTGAAACTGCAAAGCCGGTTAGCGCTTCAGACATTACCGTGCTGGTTCGCAGTCGACAGGAGGCGTCGCTGATTCGTGACGCGCTCACATTACTTGATATTCCCTCGGTGTATTTATCCAACCGCGACAGCGTTTTTGAAACCCTTGAGGCGCAGGAGATGCTGTGGCTGCTGCAGGCTGTGTTAACGCCCGAGCGCGAGAGTACGCTGCGTAGCGCGCTGGCAAGCTCCATGTTGGGCCTCAACGCACGAGACATTGATGCGCTGAATAATGATGAAGCGGCATGGGACACGGTTGTCGAAGAATTTGTCCATTACCGCGAGCGCTGGTTAAAGCGCGGCGTGATGGCCATGCTGCGTGAACTGATGTCTCAGCGCCACGTCGCTGAAAATATGCTGGCGACTTCCGGTGGTGAGCGGCGTCTGACTGACATTTTGCACCTCAGCGAACTGTTGCAGGAAGCCGGATCGCAACTCGAAAGCGAACACGCGCTGGTGCGCTGGTTATCGCAACACATTGCCGATCCAAACAGTAATGCGGCCAGCCAGCAGATGCGGCTCGAAAGCGATAAGCATCTGGTGAAAATTGTCACTATTCACAAGTCGAAAGGGCTGGAATATCCGCTGGTTTGCCTGCCGTTTATCGCGAATTATCGCGCACAGGATCAGGCGTTTTATCACGATCGTGACTCGTTTGAAGCGATTCTCGATCTCAGCCGAGCGGACGCCAGTATTGAACTCGCGGAGGCTGAACGTCTGGCAGAAGATCTGCGCCTGCTCTACGTGGCGTTAACGCGATCTGTCTGGCATTGCAGCCTTGGCGTTGCGCCACTTTTCCGTCGTCGTGGCGAGAAAACCGGTGAAAGCGATTTTCATCAAAGCGCACTCGGACGCCTGATACAGCAAGGTGAGCCAAAAGATGCCGCAGGGCTTAAGCAGTGCCTTGAGGCGCTGTGCGATGAGAATATCGCGCTTCAGATCCCGGGGCCGATTGATTCGACACGCTGGCAGATACCGGAGATCTCCGCGCCTGATTTAAGCGCGCGGCAAATTACGCGTGGGCTTGTGGATGACTGGCGCGTGACGAGCTATTCCGGGCTGCAGCAGCATGGACAGAATTTTGCGCAAGAATTAATGCCTAAACTCGATGTGGATGCGTCGGGAGTCGGCGAAGTGATTGAGCAACCGGCGCTTACGCCGCATCAATTCCCGCGTGGCGCATCGCCGGGAACATTCTTGCACAGCCTGTTTGAAGAGCTGGATTTTACGCAACCTGTTTCGCCGGAATGGGTGGCTGAGATGCTACAAAAAGGCGGTTACGATGCGCACTGGCAACCTGTTCTGACAAATTGGGTCACCTCGATTTTGCAGGCGCCGCTTACGGAATCGGGTATATCTCTGAGCCAGCTCACCGCCAAAGAAAAACAGGTAGAGATGGAATTTTATATTCCTATCGCCGGTCCGTTGACGGCGGGGGCGCTGGATGGCCTTGTCCGCGAATATGATCCGTTGTCGAAAGCGTGTCCGGCGTTGAATTTCCGCCAGGTGAGCGGCATGCTAAAAGGCTTTATCGACCTTGTTTTCCGCCATGATGGTCGCTATTACCTGCTGGATTACAAATCCAACTGGCTGGGCGATAGCAGCGAGGCGTATACCCAACAGGCGATGGCCGCAGCGATGCAGTCGCACCGTTATGATTTGCAATATCAGCTTTATACGTTGGCGCTCCATCGATATCTGCGTCATCGCATCACGGATTACGCCTACGAGCAGCATTTTGGTGGTGTGATTTATCTATTTTTACGAGGGATTGACGCGAACGATCCGCACTCCGGGATTTTTACAACGCGCCCTGACGCTGCGCTGGTGGATAAAATGGACATGCTGTTCGCGGCAAGGACGGAAGAGGTGGCAGAATGA
- the ptrA gene encoding peptidase M16 domain-containing protein: MPGSTLFKAFVLFVALWAPVTQADSGWQPVKETIRKSDKDARQYQAITLDNGMTVLLVSDPQAVKSLSALVVPVGSLEDPDSHLGLAHYLEHMTLMGSKKYPQADSLSEFLKMHGGSHNASTAPYRTAYYLEVENDALEPAVDRLADAIASPLLDKKYAERERNAVNAELTMARTRDGMRMAQVSAETINPAHPGSRFSGGNLDTLSDKAGSPVLDALHAFRDTYYSANLMKAVVYSNKPLPELARIAAQTYGRVPNKNIERPEITVPVVTDEQKGIVIHYVPALPRKVLRVEFRIDNNTAQFRSKTDELVTYLIGNRSPGTLSDWLQNQGLVEGIRADSDPVVNGNSGVLAISATLTDKGLAHRDEVVAAIFSYLSLLREKGVDKRYFDELAHVLDLDFRYPSITRDMDYVEWLADTMLRVPVEHTLDAVNIADRYDAEAIKARLAMMTPQNARIWYISPNEPHDKKAYFVDAPYQVNKISQQTFADWQKKSNDIGLKLPELNPYIPDDFTLITPSKKYPHPELIVDEPTLRVVYTPSRYFASEPKADVSVILRNPQAMDSAKNQVMFALNDYLAGIALDQLSNQAAVGGISFSTNANNGLMVNANGYTQRLPQLFQALLDGYFSYTPTEEQLEQAKSWYAQMMDSAEKGKAFEQAIMPVQMLSQIPYFQRETRRALLPSITLKEVMDYRNALKTHSRPEFLIVGNMSEEQSKTLAQNVRKQLGANGNEWCRNQDVLVEKQQNVIFEKAGSSTDSALAAVFVPTGYDEFAGSAYSAVLGQIIQPWFYSQLRTEEQLGYAVFAFSMSVGRQWGLGFLLQSNDKQPAYLWQRYQAFFPQAEEKLRKMKPEEFAQIQQAVIAQMQQAPQTLGEEASQLSKDFDRGNLTFDSRDKIVAEIKLLDA; the protein is encoded by the coding sequence ATGCCAGGCAGCACCTTATTTAAAGCGTTTGTATTGTTTGTCGCCCTTTGGGCACCCGTCACTCAGGCAGACTCCGGTTGGCAACCCGTAAAGGAAACAATCCGTAAAAGCGATAAAGACGCCCGACAGTATCAGGCGATTACGCTTGATAACGGGATGACTGTGCTGCTGGTTTCTGACCCGCAGGCGGTGAAGTCACTTTCTGCTCTGGTGGTGCCCGTGGGATCGCTTGAAGATCCTGACTCGCATTTGGGCCTTGCGCACTACCTTGAACATATGACGCTGATGGGGTCTAAAAAATACCCGCAGGCGGACAGCCTCTCTGAATTCCTCAAAATGCACGGTGGCAGCCACAATGCCAGCACTGCGCCGTACCGTACCGCCTATTATCTTGAAGTCGAAAACGATGCGCTGGAGCCTGCGGTAGACCGCCTGGCAGATGCCATCGCATCACCGTTACTGGATAAAAAGTACGCCGAGCGTGAGCGTAATGCGGTCAATGCTGAACTGACGATGGCGCGCACCCGAGACGGTATGCGCATGGCGCAAGTCAGCGCAGAAACCATCAACCCCGCACACCCTGGCTCGCGTTTTTCCGGCGGTAATCTCGATACGCTGAGCGATAAAGCGGGGAGCCCGGTGCTTGATGCACTGCACGCGTTCCGCGATACGTATTATTCCGCTAACTTGATGAAAGCCGTGGTATACAGCAACAAACCGTTGCCTGAGCTGGCACGTATTGCTGCGCAAACCTATGGTCGTGTTCCGAACAAAAATATTGAACGTCCTGAGATCACGGTTCCTGTTGTTACCGATGAGCAAAAAGGGATCGTTATCCATTACGTCCCCGCGCTGCCGCGTAAGGTGCTGCGTGTCGAATTCCGTATTGATAACAATACTGCGCAATTCCGTAGCAAAACGGATGAACTGGTCACCTATCTTATCGGTAACCGCAGTCCTGGTACGCTCTCCGACTGGTTGCAAAACCAAGGCCTCGTGGAAGGTATTCGCGCCGACTCTGACCCGGTAGTGAACGGTAACAGCGGTGTTCTCGCCATTTCTGCGACATTAACTGACAAAGGTCTGGCGCACCGCGACGAAGTCGTTGCTGCCATTTTTAGCTATCTGTCGCTGCTACGCGAAAAGGGCGTGGATAAACGCTACTTTGACGAACTGGCGCACGTGCTGGATCTCGACTTCCGTTATCCCTCCATCACGCGTGATATGGACTACGTTGAATGGCTTGCAGATACCATGCTCCGCGTTCCGGTAGAACATACTTTGGATGCCGTTAATATTGCCGATCGCTATGATGCTGAGGCAATAAAAGCGCGTCTGGCGATGATGACCCCGCAAAACGCCCGTATCTGGTATATCAGCCCGAATGAGCCACATGATAAAAAAGCGTATTTTGTTGATGCGCCTTATCAGGTCAATAAAATCAGTCAGCAAACATTCGCTGACTGGCAGAAAAAGTCGAATGACATTGGTCTCAAGCTGCCTGAACTGAATCCGTACATTCCGGATGATTTCACGCTGATCACACCATCGAAAAAATATCCGCATCCGGAGCTGATTGTTGACGAGCCGACGCTGCGCGTGGTGTACACCCCAAGTCGTTATTTTGCCAGCGAACCCAAAGCAGACGTGAGCGTCATACTGCGCAACCCTCAGGCCATGGATAGTGCGAAAAATCAGGTGATGTTCGCCCTGAATGACTATCTCGCGGGAATTGCGTTGGATCAGCTCAGCAATCAGGCCGCAGTCGGGGGTATCAGTTTCTCGACGAATGCCAACAATGGTTTGATGGTGAACGCCAATGGCTACACTCAGCGTCTGCCGCAGCTTTTCCAGGCGCTGTTGGACGGTTATTTCAGCTACACGCCGACCGAAGAGCAACTGGAGCAGGCCAAATCATGGTATGCGCAAATGATGGATTCGGCAGAGAAAGGCAAGGCGTTCGAACAAGCAATAATGCCTGTGCAGATGCTGTCCCAGATCCCGTATTTCCAGCGCGAAACGCGTCGTGCATTACTCCCTTCTATCACGCTTAAAGAAGTGATGGATTATCGTAACGCGTTGAAGACGCATTCACGCCCTGAGTTTCTGATCGTCGGAAATATGAGTGAAGAACAATCGAAAACGCTCGCGCAAAATGTTCGCAAACAATTAGGTGCTAACGGTAACGAGTGGTGCCGTAATCAGGATGTGTTGGTTGAGAAACAGCAAAATGTGATCTTTGAAAAAGCAGGCAGCAGCACAGACTCTGCGCTGGCCGCTGTTTTCGTCCCAACGGGTTACGACGAGTTTGCAGGTTCTGCTTACAGCGCGGTGCTGGGGCAAATTATTCAGCCTTGGTTTTACAGTCAGTTGCGTACCGAAGAGCAGCTTGGCTACGCGGTATTTGCTTTCTCCATGAGCGTGGGCCGTCAGTGGGGCCTGGGTTTCTTGCTGCAAAGCAACGATAAACAGCCGGCGTATCTGTGGCAGCGTTACCAGGCTTTCTTCCCGCAGGCGGAAGAGAAACTGCGCAAGATGAAGCCCGAAGAGTTCGCTCAAATACAGCAGGCGGTTATCGCCCAGATGCAGCAAGCCCCGCAAACGTTAGGCGAAGAAGCGTCACAACTGAGCAAAGATTTTGACAGAGGGAATCTGACGTTTGATTCGCGTGATAAAATCGTGGCCGAGATAAAATTGCTGGACGCCTGA
- the recC gene encoding exonuclease V subunit gamma has product MLRVYHSNRLDVLEALMEFIVEREHPLDPFEPEMVLVQSTGMAQWLQMSFAQKFGIAANIEFPLPASFIWDMFVRVLPDIPKQSAFSKQSMSWKLMSILPDMLPRDEFVMLRHYLSDDNDKRKLFQLASRTADLYDQYLVYRSQWLNCWEAGELIDGLPDAQIWQAPLWKALIEHTEKLGQPQWHRANLYDRFIATLEAASKPPEGLPSRVFICGISALPPVYLNALKALGKHVDIHILFTNPCRHYWGDIQDSRWLARLVTRQRRRIFEERSIPLFKDSATAAHLFSEEGIQDLPNPLLASWGKLGRDYIHMLSDITSSGEGDVDAFVDISSDSLLHNIQSDILDLENRAIAGITAEEFARSDKKRKLDPDDRSLTIHMCHSPQREVEILHDKLLALLQDDPELTPRDIVVMVADIDSYSPFIQAVFGSATGERYLPYAVSDRRARQSHPALQAFISLLSLPDSRFISEDVLALLDVPVLAARFDIDEEGLRYLRQWVNESGVRWGIDDDNVQEFSLPPTGQHTWAFGLTRMLLGYAMESSQGEWNDVLPYDESTGLIAELVGHLASLLMQLSRWKHELMQPRPLEEWQTICREMLTDFFLPDSDTEAAMALIEQQWQAIIDEGISSHYDQSIPLSLLRDELTQRLDQERISQRFLAGPVNICTLMPMRSIPFKVVCLLGMNDGIYPRALAPLGFDLMSQQPQRGDRSRRDDDRYLFLEALISAQKMLYISYIGHSIQDNSERFPSVLVQELVDYIGQSHYLPGDEALNCDKSEQKVKAHITHCHSRMPFDPTNYVENEQQSYAREWLPAAKNSGIAHTDFIQELEPRPIETLTFEQLQRFWAHPVRAFFQQRLQVNFRSEDSEIPDAEPFTLDGLSRYQLNQQLLNALVEQENAQMLFRRYRAAGQLPFGAFGEIAWDAQCQEMQTLADRVIESRQPGKSLEIDLNCNGIQLTGWLQHVQSDGLLRWRPAMLSVSQGLQLWLEHLVYSAGGNEGESRLFVRKDGEWHFPPMSSEQALAYLTLYVEGYRLGMNKPLLLLPESGGAWIKTCYDAQNDAMLMDEATLQKARSKFIQAYEGNMMVRGEGDDVWYQRLWRTLEPEYFDTITVEAQRYLLPMFKFNKS; this is encoded by the coding sequence ATGTTAAGGGTCTACCATTCTAATCGTCTGGATGTGCTGGAAGCGTTGATGGAGTTTATCGTCGAGCGCGAGCATCCTCTCGATCCTTTCGAGCCTGAAATGGTGCTGGTACAAAGCACCGGTATGGCTCAATGGTTACAAATGTCCTTTGCGCAAAAATTCGGTATCGCGGCAAATATCGAATTCCCGCTTCCCGCGAGTTTTATTTGGGACATGTTTGTCCGTGTTCTGCCAGATATCCCTAAACAAAGTGCATTCAGTAAACAAAGCATGAGCTGGAAGCTGATGTCGATTCTGCCCGATATGCTTCCACGCGATGAATTCGTCATGCTCCGGCACTATCTCAGTGACGATAATGATAAACGTAAGTTGTTCCAGCTCGCCTCGCGTACAGCCGATCTGTATGACCAATATCTGGTCTATCGTTCGCAATGGTTGAACTGTTGGGAAGCTGGAGAACTTATTGATGGTTTACCCGATGCTCAAATCTGGCAGGCCCCGCTCTGGAAAGCGCTGATAGAACATACTGAAAAGCTGGGGCAGCCCCAGTGGCATCGTGCCAATCTCTACGATCGTTTTATTGCAACGCTCGAAGCGGCTTCGAAGCCACCGGAAGGGTTACCCTCGCGCGTGTTTATCTGCGGAATCTCGGCGTTACCGCCCGTTTATCTGAATGCACTTAAAGCGTTGGGCAAGCATGTCGATATCCACATTTTGTTTACTAACCCTTGTCGACATTACTGGGGCGATATTCAGGATTCCCGTTGGCTCGCTCGGCTCGTTACCCGCCAGAGACGTCGGATATTCGAAGAACGCTCTATCCCGCTTTTTAAAGACAGTGCCACTGCTGCTCATCTTTTCAGTGAAGAGGGGATTCAGGATTTACCGAATCCGCTGCTCGCATCATGGGGCAAACTGGGACGAGACTATATTCATATGCTTTCCGACATTACCTCTTCTGGCGAAGGTGACGTCGACGCGTTTGTGGACATTAGCTCAGATAGCCTTTTACACAATATCCAGTCGGATATTCTTGATCTGGAGAATCGCGCAATAGCGGGAATCACGGCTGAAGAATTTGCGCGCAGCGACAAGAAACGCAAACTGGATCCTGACGATCGCAGCCTGACCATTCACATGTGTCATAGCCCGCAGCGCGAAGTGGAAATACTTCACGATAAACTCCTGGCGTTGCTGCAGGACGATCCTGAACTTACTCCGCGCGATATCGTGGTAATGGTTGCTGATATAGACAGTTACAGCCCCTTTATCCAGGCGGTATTTGGCAGCGCGACAGGCGAGCGTTATCTCCCTTATGCTGTTTCTGACCGAAGGGCGCGTCAGTCTCATCCTGCTTTACAGGCGTTTATTAGCTTGCTCTCTTTGCCGGATAGCCGTTTTATTTCAGAAGATGTGCTGGCGTTGTTGGACGTTCCCGTTCTTGCCGCCCGTTTTGATATTGATGAAGAAGGGCTGCGCTATTTGCGTCAATGGGTTAACGAATCGGGTGTTCGCTGGGGGATTGACGATGACAACGTCCAGGAGTTTTCCCTTCCGCCGACAGGTCAACACACATGGGCGTTTGGCCTGACGCGCATGCTGCTGGGCTATGCCATGGAAAGCAGCCAGGGAGAGTGGAATGACGTCTTACCTTATGACGAATCGACAGGACTGATTGCGGAACTGGTTGGACACCTGGCGTCACTGTTGATGCAGCTTAGTCGCTGGAAGCATGAACTGATGCAGCCCCGTCCGCTGGAGGAGTGGCAGACAATATGTCGTGAAATGTTGACTGATTTCTTCCTGCCAGACAGCGATACCGAAGCGGCGATGGCGCTGATCGAGCAACAGTGGCAGGCGATAATAGATGAAGGGATTTCATCACATTACGATCAGTCTATCCCACTGTCGCTTTTGCGTGATGAGCTCACACAACGCCTAGATCAGGAGCGTATTAGTCAGCGTTTTCTGGCCGGGCCTGTCAACATTTGTACCTTGATGCCGATGCGTTCGATTCCGTTTAAGGTCGTCTGCTTGCTGGGGATGAATGACGGCATATATCCACGCGCGCTCGCGCCGTTGGGCTTTGATCTGATGAGCCAGCAGCCGCAGCGTGGCGATCGTAGCCGACGCGATGATGACCGTTATCTTTTCCTTGAGGCGTTAATCTCTGCCCAGAAAATGCTCTATATCAGCTATATTGGGCATTCAATTCAGGATAACAGCGAACGTTTCCCGTCGGTTCTGGTGCAGGAACTCGTTGATTACATTGGGCAGAGCCACTATCTGCCTGGCGATGAAGCGCTGAATTGCGACAAGAGTGAGCAGAAGGTAAAAGCGCACATCACGCATTGCCACAGCCGCATGCCGTTTGATCCGACAAATTACGTGGAAAACGAACAGCAAAGCTATGCGCGCGAGTGGCTTCCCGCCGCGAAGAATTCAGGCATAGCACATACTGATTTTATTCAGGAACTTGAGCCACGCCCCATTGAAACGCTGACCTTTGAGCAATTGCAGCGCTTTTGGGCACACCCGGTACGCGCGTTTTTCCAGCAGCGTTTGCAGGTGAACTTCCGCTCTGAGGACAGCGAAATTCCTGATGCAGAACCGTTTACGCTCGACGGATTAAGCCGCTATCAACTTAACCAGCAATTACTGAATGCTCTGGTCGAACAAGAAAATGCGCAAATGCTCTTCCGGCGTTATCGCGCTGCGGGACAGCTTCCTTTTGGCGCATTTGGCGAAATAGCCTGGGACGCACAGTGTCAGGAAATGCAGACCTTAGCCGATCGCGTTATTGAGAGCCGTCAGCCGGGAAAAAGTCTTGAAATCGACCTGAACTGTAATGGTATCCAACTGACTGGCTGGCTACAGCATGTGCAGTCTGACGGGCTATTACGCTGGCGTCCCGCGATGCTCAGTGTTTCGCAGGGCTTGCAACTCTGGCTCGAACATCTTGTCTACAGTGCGGGCGGGAATGAAGGTGAAAGCCGGTTGTTTGTGCGTAAAGACGGCGAATGGCATTTCCCGCCAATGTCCTCAGAACAGGCGTTAGCGTATCTGACGCTGTATGTTGAGGGTTATCGACTGGGCATGAACAAACCTTTGCTGCTGCTCCCAGAAAGTGGGGGCGCATGGATAAAAACCTGTTACGACGCGCAGAATGATGCCATGTTAATGGATGAGGCGACTTTGCAGAAAGCGCGAAGCAAGTTTATACAGGCGTATGAAGGGAACATGATGGTGAGGGGCGAAGGGGACGATGTTTGGTATCAGCGGTTATGGCGAACGCTGGAACCCGAGTACTTCGACACGATTACGGTTGAAGCTCAACGCTACCTGTTACCGATGTTCAAATTTAATAAGTCATGA
- the ppdC gene encoding prepilin peptidase-dependent protein C — MSATLERQKGFSMVEVLVAMVLLVMIVTALSGYHRALASRFAMFNQYRQLWHYAWNQAQLYSDTLPEGWRTNRVQTTQAGCVSITVTIFSPLGRQGQMTRLHCPVSQ; from the coding sequence ATGTCGGCTACCCTAGAAAGACAAAAGGGATTCAGCATGGTGGAAGTGTTAGTGGCGATGGTGTTACTGGTGATGATTGTCACTGCGCTGTCTGGCTATCATCGAGCATTAGCGAGCCGTTTTGCGATGTTCAATCAATATCGTCAGCTCTGGCATTATGCCTGGAATCAGGCGCAATTATACTCTGATACGTTGCCGGAGGGTTGGCGTACGAACCGGGTGCAGACAACGCAGGCCGGATGTGTCAGCATCACGGTCACTATTTTTTCTCCTCTGGGGCGGCAGGGTCAAATGACACGCCTGCATTGTCCGGTAAGCCAGTAG
- a CDS encoding prepilin peptidase-dependent protein B: protein MSINQRGFSLLEVLLAMAIGSILLLSTARFLPGLQRVSLMQERQQELEEEVGLRISAIGKQLQRAGYCAGLCQGQALSIGRAGSCVIVQWDANSNGRWENAPQSETEQTGFRLEGGSA from the coding sequence ATGTCAATAAATCAACGAGGTTTTTCGTTATTAGAAGTGCTGTTAGCCATGGCGATTGGCAGCATTTTATTACTGAGCACTGCGCGTTTTCTGCCGGGTTTGCAGCGTGTCAGCCTGATGCAAGAAAGGCAGCAGGAACTGGAAGAAGAGGTAGGGTTAAGAATCTCTGCAATTGGTAAACAGCTGCAGAGAGCTGGATATTGTGCTGGCCTTTGTCAGGGGCAAGCGCTGTCGATTGGCAGGGCAGGAAGCTGCGTCATTGTTCAGTGGGATGCTAACAGCAATGGACGTTGGGAAAACGCGCCGCAATCAGAAACTGAGCAAACGGGTTTTCGTCTCGAAGGGGGGAGCGCTTGA
- a CDS encoding prepilin-type N-terminal cleavage/methylation domain has product MKTERGFTLIETMVAISIVVILSATGLFGWQSWQQQQRLWQTAHQVRDFLVQLRDDANGHNRDHIILLKNDGQSGCLLTTKITDCDTRSVFVLKPLWPDVTIAEVTPSLAFYGLRDTAWPGHIRVKSDVGEWLLIVSNGGRIRMCNSTGKGICQ; this is encoded by the coding sequence ATGAAAACAGAACGTGGATTTACGCTCATCGAAACGATGGTGGCTATCTCAATTGTGGTCATTCTTAGCGCGACGGGATTATTTGGCTGGCAAAGCTGGCAGCAACAGCAGCGCCTCTGGCAAACCGCACATCAGGTGCGGGACTTTCTGGTGCAATTACGCGATGACGCAAACGGGCATAACCGTGACCACATTATTTTGCTCAAAAATGACGGTCAAAGCGGGTGTCTTTTAACGACGAAAATAACGGATTGTGATACGCGAAGCGTTTTTGTTCTCAAGCCGCTATGGCCTGACGTCACGATCGCTGAGGTGACCCCCTCGCTGGCATTTTATGGGTTAAGGGATACCGCCTGGCCCGGGCATATTCGCGTTAAAAGCGATGTGGGCGAGTGGTTACTCATCGTCTCAAACGGGGGGCGAATTAGGATGTGTAACAGTACGGGCAAAGGAATATGTCAATAA